In Thermodesulfobacteriota bacterium, one DNA window encodes the following:
- a CDS encoding inositol-3-phosphate synthase — translation MNSKSIKIAVVGVGNCTSALLQGIEFYKNNPGINLGLMHYDLGGYTPSDIEVVAAFDIDKRKVGKPLEEAAFSPPNCTKIIWEDLPSYRVTVSMGRVLDGVSEHMSGYSSERTFLVADEEPCDVREVLKKSKAEILLNYLPVGSQKATEFYAGCCLYTGVSFINCIPVFIASHPYWGKRFEKRGIPIIGDDVKSQLGATITHRVLTKLFQDRGVKLERTYQLNTGGNTDFLNMLNQSRLKSKKISKTEAVQSQLDEPLAAENIHIGPSDYVPWQNDNKVCFIRMEGTGFAGVPLHLEMRLSVEDSPNSGGVTIDAIRYCKIARESGDKGALLPISAYTMKHPPKQIADLEARALIEKYITEYSAKIKISSPLTLSKTY, via the coding sequence ATGAATAGTAAAAGTATAAAAATTGCTGTTGTCGGTGTTGGAAACTGCACCAGTGCACTCCTTCAGGGTATCGAATTTTACAAAAACAATCCGGGTATAAATCTAGGGCTTATGCATTATGACCTGGGTGGGTACACTCCTTCGGATATTGAAGTAGTAGCTGCATTTGATATCGACAAAAGAAAAGTGGGGAAACCTTTAGAAGAGGCAGCATTCTCTCCACCTAATTGTACCAAGATCATCTGGGAAGACCTTCCAAGCTATAGGGTCACAGTATCCATGGGAAGGGTTTTAGATGGCGTCTCAGAACATATGAGTGGTTATTCATCTGAGAGAACCTTTTTAGTTGCCGATGAAGAACCCTGCGATGTAAGAGAAGTACTGAAGAAAAGCAAAGCCGAAATATTATTAAACTATCTGCCTGTCGGTTCTCAAAAGGCCACTGAATTCTATGCAGGATGTTGTCTCTATACAGGGGTGAGCTTTATTAACTGTATACCGGTTTTTATAGCATCCCATCCTTACTGGGGCAAGAGGTTCGAAAAGAGGGGAATACCTATTATAGGAGATGATGTTAAATCTCAGCTGGGTGCTACTATAACACACAGAGTTTTAACCAAACTCTTTCAAGATAGGGGCGTAAAACTGGAGCGTACCTATCAACTAAACACGGGAGGGAACACTGATTTTCTAAACATGTTAAACCAAAGTAGGCTGAAATCAAAGAAGATTTCTAAAACCGAAGCTGTACAATCCCAACTGGATGAACCTTTAGCGGCAGAAAACATCCATATCGGACCATCAGACTATGTCCCCTGGCAAAACGATAATAAGGTCTGTTTTATTAGAATGGAGGGAACAGGATTTGCCGGCGTTCCATTGCACCTGGAGATGCGCCTTTCTGTAGAAGACTCACCCAATAGTGGTGGAGTTACAATTGACGCCATAAGATACTGCAAAATAGCAAGAGAAAGTGGTGATAAAGGGGCACTATTACCAATTTCTGCCTATACGATGAAACATCCACCAAAACAGATTGCTGACTTAGAGGCTAGAGCATTAATTGAAAAATATATAACCGAATATAGCGCCAAAATAAAAATATCTTCCCCGTTAACCTTGTCAAAAACCTATTAA
- a CDS encoding NAD(P)H-dependent oxidoreductase subunit E, translating into MNIRREPERKEELEIIKKILKNWEGEKNMIAILLSIQDNLGYLPEEGMMEVARHLNISETTIYGVATFYNQFRFTPPGKNHIQVCMGTACHVKRGNIVLDSWERRLEIKEGEVSEDREFSLDRVNCVGCCVLAPVTVINKEVYGKMDTTKVDGILLKYQLGKEAETKRREASETGTIEDGEESDNGNGS; encoded by the coding sequence ATGAATATCAGAAGAGAGCCAGAGCGTAAAGAGGAATTGGAGATAATCAAGAAGATACTCAAGAACTGGGAAGGAGAGAAAAATATGATTGCCATACTCCTCTCAATTCAGGACAATCTTGGGTATCTTCCAGAAGAAGGTATGATGGAAGTAGCCAGACATCTAAATATCTCAGAAACAACTATTTATGGGGTGGCTACATTTTACAACCAATTTCGTTTTACCCCGCCGGGGAAGAATCATATCCAGGTATGTATGGGTACAGCATGCCATGTAAAACGGGGTAACATTGTTCTGGACTCATGGGAAAGACGTCTGGAAATAAAAGAGGGAGAGGTAAGCGAAGATCGGGAATTCAGCCTGGATAGGGTAAACTGTGTGGGATGCTGTGTCTTAGCCCCTGTAACAGTTATTAATAAAGAGGTGTATGGTAAAATGGATACTACCAAAGTAGATGGTATCCTTCTAAAATACCAGTTGGGAAAAGAAGCCGAAACGAAGAGAAGGGAAGCATCTGAAACCGGCACAATAGAAGATGGTGAAGAATCTGACAATGGAAATGGCAGTTAA
- a CDS encoding NADH-ubiquinone oxidoreductase-F iron-sulfur binding region domain-containing protein → MEMAVKERFEELRKNALSDFPGMNGKKGVTIYVGTATCGRSAGSLEVLSSFEDILKTLKIEARIVQVGCHGHCYAEPMAVVSKPGWPPIMYGYLTPNRTQILIKRFFNEEDPALEWALGAIEENDMVPTVYETPRWSKERRWLLKNCGYIDPENINHYIAVGGYEGLTYAIEMESRGIIEEIEAAGLRGLGGAGFDTWKKWDICRDAPEFPKYLICNADEGDPGAFMDRTIMESDPHSIIEGMIIAGYAIGAESGYVYIRKEYPQAVSVLTTAVYQARELGLLGKNILNSKISFDIKINQGAGAFVCGEETALIASIEGKRGMPKPRPPYPANRGLWEKPTLINNVKTLASIPKIITYGAGKVSSVGMEGCMGTAVFALAGKIKNAGLVEIPFGTTLREIIFDIGGGVPPIIKTSNVAGELPKTIKRQFKAVQIGGPSGGCLPESLLDTPVCFDTIVDTGAIMGSGGMVVLDEDNCAVETARYFLEFTQKESCGKCTFCRIGTKHMLDILTDITKGAGAMEDLCLLEELAETIKQGSLCNLGKTAPNPILTTLSYFREEYEAHILDKRCPSLECKDLVAYYILPEKCQRACDACVGSCPTEAIYTRRDRLKAIEQKKCVKCASCMDACPAQYDAVVKISPVSELPESEPRYDNPPY, encoded by the coding sequence ATGGAAATGGCAGTTAAGGAAAGATTCGAAGAACTTAGAAAAAACGCATTAAGCGATTTCCCAGGCATGAATGGAAAAAAGGGGGTAACTATCTACGTGGGGACAGCTACCTGCGGAAGGTCAGCCGGTTCTCTTGAAGTGCTTTCTTCTTTTGAAGACATTTTAAAGACCCTCAAAATCGAAGCCAGAATAGTTCAGGTTGGGTGTCACGGGCACTGCTACGCTGAGCCTATGGCTGTTGTTTCCAAGCCAGGATGGCCTCCCATTATGTATGGTTACCTCACCCCTAACCGAACTCAAATACTCATAAAGAGATTTTTCAACGAAGAGGATCCTGCCCTTGAGTGGGCTTTAGGTGCAATTGAAGAAAACGATATGGTTCCCACAGTTTACGAAACCCCAAGGTGGTCAAAGGAACGGAGATGGCTACTGAAAAACTGTGGCTACATAGACCCCGAAAATATTAATCATTACATAGCAGTAGGTGGATATGAAGGTTTAACGTATGCCATTGAAATGGAATCCAGAGGGATAATAGAAGAGATAGAGGCTGCAGGATTACGGGGGCTGGGAGGCGCAGGTTTTGACACATGGAAAAAGTGGGATATATGCCGGGATGCCCCCGAATTCCCAAAGTATCTTATATGCAACGCTGATGAAGGGGACCCTGGTGCGTTTATGGACAGGACAATCATGGAAAGCGACCCTCATTCCATTATAGAAGGAATGATTATAGCAGGTTATGCAATCGGAGCTGAGTCTGGTTACGTATACATTAGAAAAGAGTATCCACAAGCAGTATCCGTGTTAACAACGGCAGTCTATCAGGCAAGAGAACTGGGGCTTTTGGGAAAGAATATTCTGAACAGTAAAATCAGTTTTGATATTAAAATAAACCAGGGTGCAGGGGCATTCGTTTGCGGTGAAGAAACGGCTCTGATAGCATCCATAGAAGGAAAAAGAGGGATGCCAAAACCAAGGCCTCCTTATCCGGCAAATAGGGGACTCTGGGAGAAACCTACCCTGATAAACAATGTCAAAACCCTTGCCTCTATCCCTAAAATAATCACATATGGAGCCGGAAAGGTCTCCTCTGTGGGTATGGAAGGCTGTATGGGTACAGCCGTCTTTGCCCTGGCCGGCAAGATAAAAAATGCGGGTTTGGTGGAGATTCCCTTTGGGACTACCCTAAGAGAAATCATATTTGACATTGGGGGTGGAGTTCCTCCCATAATAAAGACTTCAAACGTTGCAGGAGAACTCCCAAAAACTATTAAGAGACAATTTAAAGCAGTTCAAATAGGGGGGCCATCAGGGGGGTGTCTTCCGGAATCACTTCTGGATACACCCGTATGCTTTGACACGATAGTTGATACAGGAGCAATTATGGGTTCCGGCGGGATGGTGGTCCTGGACGAAGACAACTGTGCTGTAGAGACTGCCCGGTACTTTTTAGAATTTACCCAGAAGGAATCCTGTGGCAAGTGTACCTTCTGCCGGATCGGAACCAAGCATATGCTGGATATCCTCACTGATATAACAAAAGGGGCAGGTGCTATGGAAGATCTTTGTCTCCTTGAGGAATTGGCTGAAACCATTAAACAGGGTTCTCTCTGTAACCTGGGGAAGACTGCCCCTAATCCTATACTTACAACCCTGTCTTATTTCAGGGAAGAATACGAGGCGCACATCTTAGATAAAAGATGTCCTTCACTGGAATGTAAGGACCTTGTTGCATACTATATTTTACCTGAAAAATGCCAGCGGGCATGTGATGCCTGTGTTGGCAGTTGTCCAACAGAGGCTATCTATACCAGAAGGGATCGCCTTAAGGCTATAGAGCAGAAGAAATGCGTTAAGTGTGCGAGCTGTATGGATGCCTGTCCTGCTCAGTATGATGCAGTAGTAAAAATATCGCCTGTATCTGAGCTTCCTGAATCTGAACCTCGTTATGATAACCCACCATATTAG
- a CDS encoding 2Fe-2S iron-sulfur cluster-binding protein: MKTLSLTINEKKIVTEKGKKVLWAALENGIFIPHLCAIEENPSPFGSCRLCFVEIEGKEEPVTSCTEEVTDGMIVNTRTESVLRLVRMAFELIMSRHPIVCKECPANKKCALQNISHEMGFKLKPKKLPQILPNLPVDDSHSLFTYNPNLCVLCGLCVYICNEIVKEAVLDFNFRGFITKVGTFQNRPLAESKCNPCLKCVEVCPVGALSKKVSGKEIPLTRL, translated from the coding sequence GTGAAAACTCTGTCTTTAACGATTAACGAAAAAAAGATAGTAACGGAAAAGGGAAAAAAGGTGCTATGGGCTGCCCTGGAAAACGGTATCTTTATTCCTCATCTCTGTGCAATCGAAGAAAACCCTTCACCTTTTGGGAGTTGTAGACTCTGCTTTGTCGAGATAGAAGGGAAAGAAGAGCCGGTGACGAGTTGCACTGAAGAGGTAACCGATGGGATGATCGTAAATACAAGGACAGAATCCGTATTACGATTGGTGCGAATGGCATTTGAATTGATCATGTCGAGACACCCTATAGTATGCAAGGAGTGTCCGGCCAATAAGAAGTGCGCTCTTCAAAACATCTCCCATGAGATGGGGTTTAAACTCAAACCTAAGAAGCTGCCCCAGATCCTCCCTAACTTACCAGTAGACGATAGTCATTCTCTCTTTACCTATAACCCCAATCTATGTGTATTGTGTGGTCTCTGTGTCTATATCTGTAATGAGATTGTCAAAGAGGCGGTCCTGGATTTTAACTTCAGGGGTTTTATAACCAAAGTGGGAACCTTCCAAAACAGACCACTTGCTGAATCTAAATGCAACCCCTGTTTAAAATGTGTAGAGGTATGTCCGGTAGGTGCCTTATCCAAAAAGGTGAGTGGCAAGGAAATACCCTTGACAAGGCTATAA
- a CDS encoding cold shock domain-containing protein — MVEGRVKWFNEKKGYGFIETDTHGDVFVHYSGIEDSGFRSLNELERVTLEIEETPKGRQAVRVKRL; from the coding sequence ATGGTAGAAGGACGAGTTAAATGGTTTAACGAAAAAAAGGGCTATGGTTTTATTGAGACAGATACCCACGGAGATGTATTTGTTCACTATTCTGGTATCGAAGACAGCGGGTTCCGTTCGCTCAATGAACTCGAACGGGTAACTCTGGAAATAGAAGAGACACCTAAAGGACGCCAGGCAGTCAGGGTAAAACGGCTCTAA
- a CDS encoding MBL fold metallo-hydrolase: MNIKENIIKPNSEVGSGRVKQYILSKGRKVTQITTFCPDIIGPGPAHIYVIEDEALIMVDTGIPTHMAKKIFYYWRNQPIPKKVKDLPDDHSEDELVTGLKAAGYSLKDIEFIIITHGHPDHYLMGNSIVEKSRARVSSHVMDTDRICNPWAISRSVFEGRPRYKAFGMPLPKSSVYEYHKEAVKESFSLSLKVDHPVAMDGFLSLNGLQSNFIRVNHSPGHSPGSICLRIGSEEEEENILICGDVLLYPITPHPNDLVTYLRTLDNLKQMRKITLSLPAHGRNIRDFYGRIDFLKKHHRCRLEFTYNACQKPKTPWEIASMPRYFDVFVDPAKFNPMAGNEAFVHIRLLEMAKGVYRSSMDGAVHYFKNTGEKFDHVYRRILEIIDDRNSTIL; this comes from the coding sequence ATGAATATTAAAGAGAATATCATCAAGCCTAATTCAGAAGTAGGAAGTGGAAGAGTCAAACAATACATACTTTCCAAAGGTAGGAAAGTTACGCAAATCACCACATTCTGTCCTGACATTATAGGTCCTGGTCCAGCCCACATTTACGTTATTGAAGACGAAGCCTTGATTATGGTGGACACAGGTATTCCAACCCATATGGCTAAAAAGATTTTCTACTATTGGAGAAATCAGCCAATACCAAAAAAGGTGAAAGATCTGCCGGATGATCATAGTGAGGATGAACTAGTCACCGGACTGAAAGCAGCCGGCTACTCCCTCAAAGACATAGAATTTATCATAATAACGCATGGACACCCGGATCACTATCTCATGGGTAACAGCATAGTAGAAAAAAGCAGGGCTAGGGTTTCATCCCATGTCATGGACACTGACCGGATTTGTAACCCATGGGCAATCTCAAGGAGTGTATTTGAAGGGCGCCCCAGGTACAAAGCCTTTGGTATGCCTCTTCCCAAATCTTCAGTCTATGAATACCATAAAGAGGCTGTAAAAGAATCTTTCAGTCTGTCTCTGAAGGTGGATCATCCTGTCGCAATGGATGGTTTTCTATCATTAAATGGGCTTCAGAGTAATTTTATTAGAGTAAACCACTCCCCAGGCCATTCACCCGGCTCAATCTGCCTCAGAATCGGTTCAGAAGAGGAAGAGGAGAACATACTGATATGTGGGGATGTTCTTTTATATCCCATAACCCCGCATCCTAACGATCTGGTTACATATCTTCGTACCTTAGATAACCTAAAACAAATGAGAAAGATTACCCTCTCTCTTCCTGCACACGGGAGGAACATTCGGGACTTCTATGGGAGGATTGATTTTCTAAAGAAACATCACCGTTGCAGACTTGAGTTTACATACAATGCTTGTCAAAAGCCAAAGACCCCCTGGGAGATAGCTTCCATGCCCCGATATTTTGATGTCTTTGTAGATCCTGCCAAATTTAACCCTATGGCAGGCAACGAAGCATTTGTTCATATAAGGCTTTTGGAAATGGCTAAAGGGGTCTATCGATCAAGTATGGATGGTGCAGTCCATTATTTCAAGAACACAGGGGAGAAGTTCGATCACGTATACAGAAGAATCCTCGAAATAATCGACGATAGAAACTCTACCATTTTATGA
- a CDS encoding spore photoproduct lyase family protein, whose protein sequence is MVRYIPRKIIIDTKVRDSLITHNILNNLPGVPVEYLADTSTAIDAIRGRKDPLCAGKKVLLLTENRGRFLKSCPGTKEYICCGYQILNFATNCNLECSYCILQSYLNNPAMVVYANTKDMLTELEDELSQDPESIYRIGTGEFTDSLALDHLTGFTKLIVPYFAHKENVILELKTKTDNIGNLIDLQHNGNTIVSWSLNTEEIAKSEELFAPSIADRIDAAFKCQKVGYKLGFHFDPLIYYPGWEKGYQKALKRLFAKIETKNVSWISLGCFRFLPELKRIIQKRFPKSKILYNEFIPGMDGKMRYFKPIRIEMYSMMLEWIRDYDPKLCVYLCMESHEVWRKVFREDRVENSENLAKILDGTGDNK, encoded by the coding sequence ATGGTCAGATATATTCCCAGGAAGATTATTATAGATACCAAAGTTAGGGATTCACTCATTACTCACAACATTCTTAACAATCTTCCAGGTGTTCCAGTAGAGTATTTAGCTGATACAAGTACAGCAATAGATGCCATAAGAGGTAGGAAAGACCCCTTGTGTGCCGGGAAAAAGGTGCTCTTACTCACGGAAAACAGAGGGAGATTTCTAAAATCCTGTCCTGGTACAAAGGAATATATATGCTGTGGCTACCAAATATTGAACTTTGCAACCAACTGTAACTTAGAATGCTCCTATTGTATCCTTCAGTCTTACCTGAATAATCCAGCAATGGTAGTATATGCCAATACAAAGGATATGCTTACCGAACTTGAGGATGAACTAAGTCAAGACCCTGAGTCCATATATCGTATTGGAACAGGAGAATTCACTGACAGTTTAGCACTGGACCATCTGACAGGTTTTACAAAGCTAATAGTGCCATATTTCGCCCACAAAGAGAACGTAATTCTGGAGTTAAAGACAAAGACAGACAATATAGGCAATCTAATTGATTTACAACATAACGGGAACACAATAGTCTCATGGTCACTGAATACAGAGGAGATAGCGAAAAGTGAAGAACTTTTTGCACCGTCAATAGCCGATAGAATAGATGCAGCGTTTAAATGTCAGAAGGTTGGCTACAAGTTGGGGTTTCATTTTGATCCACTTATATACTACCCTGGATGGGAGAAAGGTTACCAGAAAGCCCTGAAAAGACTCTTCGCCAAAATAGAGACCAAGAATGTCTCATGGATAAGTCTCGGGTGTTTCAGGTTTTTACCTGAGTTAAAACGTATAATTCAAAAAAGATTCCCCAAAAGTAAGATACTATATAACGAGTTTATCCCGGGTATGGACGGGAAAATGAGGTACTTTAAACCTATCCGGATAGAGATGTATTCCATGATGTTAGAATGGATAAGGGATTATGATCCCAAACTATGTGTATACCTCTGCATGGAGAGCCACGAGGTATGGAGAAAAGTTTTTAGGGAAGATCGGGTTGAAAACAGCGAAAATCTGGCTAAAATATTGGACGGTACTGGAGATAACAAATGA